From the Nitrobacter hamburgensis X14 genome, one window contains:
- a CDS encoding PAS domain-containing sensor histidine kinase: MARAQAASPCAQSDSIKGLAQSIAKPAYRRLLIAEPVLRRAVPALIIAFLLTICVGALVQVIDQTRQKQAMTKHDLLALADLLAERLEHVGVIHQDRPASIERLQNLLPSLIPSWGIAAGRHVIVTGADQRVLARVPIEAAPGESSRILELISTAQSPALRGMSSASVADIILLDGSGALATQRVVRSLLGHVTVIQEKTDSVWRPDTALSITLSATTGFVVLILGFAFHWQSTRAREGDVINDAVRGRIDTALNRGRCGLWDWDLSRGRIFWSQSMFTMLGLESRSDLLTFGEISALANPDDIDLFAIGDQLISGKIHHIDQSFRMRHSGGHWIWLRVRCELSQGAGDGAAHLIGIAVDITEQKSLAEKTVEADLRLRDAIETIPEAFVLWDADDRLVLCNSHFQRLHKLPESAVAAGTSYETVIEVGRMHEICARPPETGTTAPGARTFEAQLDNGCWLNISERRTKDGGYVSVGTDITRIKEHEQKLVDNDLRLRATVIDLKRTQATLEQQAIELADLAQKYAKEKDRAEDANRAKSKFLANMSHELRTPLNAIIGFSEIMSNGMFGTLGSEKYSEYCHDILTSGQYLLEVINDVLDMSKIEAGRMKLDMEPLDLSRTLAESLRVVTGRTSDKKLTFDVRIDDDIAITADHRAVKQIIVNLLSNAVKFTPDGGRVMARSQVFANSVALTIADTGIGIAPHSLRKLGKPFEQVESQLTKTYAGSGLGLAIAKSLVNLHGGSMRLRSKPGTGTVVRVTLPRHGRLDNPAASAAA; encoded by the coding sequence ATGGCGCGCGCTCAGGCGGCGAGCCCGTGCGCTCAATCCGATTCGATCAAGGGATTGGCGCAATCGATCGCAAAACCTGCCTACCGCAGGCTGCTGATCGCCGAGCCTGTGCTTCGCCGCGCCGTCCCTGCCCTGATCATCGCTTTCCTGTTAACGATTTGTGTCGGCGCCCTGGTGCAGGTCATCGACCAGACCCGGCAAAAACAGGCAATGACGAAACACGATCTGCTGGCGCTCGCCGATCTGCTTGCCGAGCGGCTTGAGCATGTTGGCGTCATCCATCAGGATCGCCCCGCCTCCATCGAACGTCTCCAGAACCTGTTGCCAAGCCTCATTCCATCCTGGGGTATCGCCGCCGGCCGCCATGTCATCGTCACCGGCGCCGATCAGCGCGTTCTCGCGCGGGTGCCGATCGAGGCGGCGCCCGGCGAGAGCAGCCGGATTCTGGAGCTCATCAGCACCGCGCAATCGCCGGCCCTGCGTGGCATGTCGTCCGCCAGCGTCGCCGACATCATCCTGCTCGACGGCAGCGGCGCGCTCGCGACCCAGCGTGTGGTCAGATCATTGCTGGGCCATGTCACCGTTATCCAGGAAAAGACCGATTCAGTGTGGCGCCCGGACACTGCGCTGTCGATCACGCTGTCGGCCACCACCGGATTCGTGGTCCTGATCCTGGGCTTTGCATTTCACTGGCAATCCACCCGCGCGCGCGAGGGCGATGTCATCAATGACGCGGTCCGCGGTCGCATCGATACCGCGCTCAACCGCGGTCGATGCGGTCTTTGGGACTGGGATCTGTCGCGCGGGCGGATATTCTGGTCGCAATCGATGTTCACCATGCTCGGGCTGGAAAGCCGCAGCGACCTGCTCACCTTCGGGGAGATCAGCGCGCTGGCCAATCCCGACGACATCGACCTGTTCGCAATCGGGGATCAGCTCATCTCTGGGAAAATCCATCATATCGACCAGAGTTTCCGGATGCGGCACAGCGGCGGTCACTGGATCTGGTTGCGCGTCCGTTGCGAACTCAGTCAGGGTGCGGGCGACGGTGCCGCTCATCTGATCGGGATTGCCGTCGACATCACCGAACAAAAGAGCCTCGCCGAGAAAACCGTCGAAGCCGATCTTCGGCTGCGGGACGCGATCGAAACCATCCCCGAGGCCTTTGTGCTGTGGGATGCCGACGACCGTCTGGTCCTTTGCAACTCTCACTTCCAGCGCCTGCACAAGCTGCCCGAGAGCGCGGTCGCGGCCGGCACCTCCTACGAGACCGTGATCGAGGTCGGCCGCATGCACGAAATTTGCGCACGGCCACCCGAAACCGGCACAACCGCTCCGGGCGCGCGGACCTTCGAAGCGCAGCTCGATAACGGCTGCTGGCTTAACATCAGCGAACGCCGCACCAAGGACGGCGGTTATGTGTCGGTCGGAACCGACATCACCCGGATCAAGGAGCACGAACAAAAGCTCGTCGACAACGACCTCCGGCTGCGGGCGACCGTCATCGATCTGAAACGGACGCAGGCGACGCTCGAACAACAGGCGATCGAGCTTGCGGACCTTGCGCAGAAATACGCGAAGGAGAAAGATCGCGCCGAGGACGCCAATCGAGCGAAATCAAAATTCCTCGCCAACATGAGTCACGAACTGCGAACGCCGCTCAATGCCATCATCGGATTCTCCGAGATCATGAGCAACGGCATGTTCGGCACCCTCGGCTCGGAGAAGTACAGCGAATATTGCCACGACATCCTGACCAGCGGCCAATATCTGCTCGAGGTCATCAACGACGTCCTGGATATGTCCAAGATCGAAGCCGGCCGCATGAAACTCGACATGGAGCCGCTCGATCTCTCCAGGACGCTGGCGGAATCGCTGCGGGTCGTCACAGGCCGCACCAGCGACAAGAAGCTGACTTTCGACGTCCGGATCGACGATGACATTGCCATCACTGCCGACCATCGCGCGGTCAAGCAGATCATCGTCAATCTGCTGTCCAATGCCGTGAAGTTCACGCCCGATGGCGGACGAGTCATGGCGCGAAGCCAGGTGTTTGCGAATTCCGTTGCCCTGACGATTGCCGACACCGGCATCGGCATCGCGCCGCATTCGCTGCGAAAACTGGGCAAACCGTTCGAACAGGTCGAAAGCCAGTTGACCAAAACCTATGCGGGATCGGGGCTCGGGCTGGCGATCGCCAAATCGCTGGTCAACCTGCACGGCGGGTCGATGCGGCTTCGCTCGAAGCCCGGAACGGGAACCGTCGTCCGCGTCACCCTGCCCCGTCACGGCCGCCTGGACAATCCCGCCGCCAGCGCCGCCGCTTAG
- a CDS encoding (2Fe-2S)-binding protein: MSTIRLTVNGKPVSADVEDRTLLVHLLRDHLGLTGTHIGCDTSQCGACTVHIDGCAVKSCTVLVGQANGSNITTIEGIANGDELHPMQAAFRDNHGLQCGFCTPGMIMASIDIVHRHGSALTEDILRQELEGNICRCTGYHNIVKSVLNAAGRMTAAQAAE, encoded by the coding sequence GTGTCCACGATCAGGTTGACCGTCAATGGCAAGCCGGTTTCAGCTGACGTTGAAGACCGGACGCTTCTCGTTCATCTGCTGCGCGACCATCTGGGACTGACCGGTACGCACATCGGCTGCGATACCAGCCAGTGCGGCGCGTGTACCGTTCACATCGACGGTTGTGCGGTCAAATCCTGCACGGTGCTGGTCGGGCAGGCCAACGGCTCGAACATCACCACCATCGAAGGCATCGCCAACGGCGACGAGCTGCATCCGATGCAGGCGGCGTTTCGCGACAATCACGGACTTCAGTGCGGCTTCTGCACGCCCGGCATGATCATGGCTTCGATCGACATCGTACACCGGCATGGCAGCGCCTTGACCGAAGACATCCTGCGTCAGGAGCTGGAAGGCAATATCTGCCGCTGCACCGGCTACCACAACATCGTCAAATCGGTGCTCAACGCCGCCGGCCGGATGACGGCGGCGCAGGCTGCGGAATAG
- a CDS encoding bifunctional [glutamine synthetase] adenylyltransferase/[glutamine synthetase]-adenylyl-L-tyrosine phosphorylase, with amino-acid sequence MISSAKGDADRASLAARLADGPKVFAPAESERRLNDWLSDLTPEQSGAIGTLIAEFPPVRAILLGIAEASPYLFDLMRSDPDRMLRLFRGEPEGRLARLIAEISEAAEAGDEAEAMRQLRAAKAEAALLIALCDIGGLWPVMQITAGLTDIAVAAVRSALRFLSRQETERGRLQPPDIDRPEDGSGLVVLAMGKMGAGELNYSSDIDLIVFFDLAAPTLAPGIEPQPFFVRLTQSLARMLQQRTGDGYVFRVDLRLRPDPASTQVAVSTAAALDYYEREGRTWERAAMIKARPCAGDRTAGETMIAEISPFVWRKHLDFAALADVHDMKRQMQTFRGQSGIAVEGHNVKIGRGGIREIEFFAQTQQLIAGGRHPELRVRPTLDALNILASSNWITHQARDELTAAYLFLRKVEHRIQMVADEQSHVLPAETEAMERFARFLGFDDRASFAAELLAHLDCVQGHYSRLFEGDPAGTANLPAVDYSAGPDDVPVLDHLVKLGFEQPRMVAATIRHWIAGGYRALKVEATRTAFEAFVPALIDGLARAEEPDSAVMAFDRFLQALQRGGRLISLLGQNRDLVALVALVLGAAPRLADMLARRPQIMDGLIDPRFFGAMPDRQELSARLAATLEEANSYEEFLDRLRLFGQESLFLIGTRILSGTVSARQAGHVFADVAEGIVDTVHGLVKDQFADQYGRIAGQETAILAMGKLGSREMTASSDLDLILLYDFDSEHPDSDGARPLQGAQYFARFTQRLISAFTTRTNYGVLYEVDMRLRPSGRAGPVASHIDSFADYQDHEAWTWEHMALTRARVISSSPEFRTRIERVIRNVLTRRRDAGLIASDVAEMRRAIALEKGEQDIWDLKHAAGGMVDIDFIAQYLQLVHAADKPDILSVNTQQALDNAQRLGVLSLPDGEVLRSAARLYHDLTQILRLCVSDKFKSETAGDDLLPVMARAGDAPDFSALEARVRDTQEDVRGVFLRLMEGRS; translated from the coding sequence ATGATTTCATCGGCGAAGGGCGACGCAGACCGGGCCAGTCTGGCGGCGCGTCTTGCGGACGGACCAAAGGTGTTCGCGCCCGCTGAATCCGAACGCCGTCTCAACGATTGGCTGTCCGACCTGACGCCGGAGCAGTCCGGCGCGATCGGGACTCTGATCGCCGAGTTTCCGCCGGTTCGGGCCATCCTGCTCGGTATCGCGGAGGCGTCTCCCTATCTCTTCGACCTGATGCGCTCAGATCCCGACCGGATGTTACGCCTGTTTCGCGGCGAACCCGAAGGCCGTCTTGCGCGGCTGATCGCGGAGATATCGGAAGCGGCGGAGGCCGGCGATGAAGCCGAGGCCATGCGGCAACTGCGCGCCGCCAAGGCGGAGGCTGCGCTGCTGATCGCGTTGTGCGACATCGGCGGGTTGTGGCCGGTGATGCAGATCACGGCGGGATTGACCGACATTGCCGTTGCTGCGGTCCGGAGCGCGTTGCGATTCCTGTCGCGGCAGGAGACGGAGCGTGGCCGGCTGCAACCTCCCGACATCGACCGGCCCGAGGATGGCAGCGGCCTCGTCGTGCTCGCAATGGGGAAGATGGGTGCGGGCGAACTCAACTATTCCAGCGACATCGACCTGATCGTGTTCTTCGATCTCGCGGCGCCGACGCTCGCGCCCGGGATCGAGCCGCAGCCGTTCTTCGTGCGTCTCACGCAGTCGCTTGCGCGCATGCTGCAACAAAGGACCGGCGACGGTTACGTCTTTCGGGTCGATCTGCGCTTGCGGCCGGATCCCGCGTCGACGCAGGTCGCCGTCTCGACCGCAGCCGCGCTCGACTACTACGAGCGGGAAGGGCGGACCTGGGAACGCGCCGCTATGATCAAGGCGCGGCCCTGCGCCGGCGACCGGACGGCGGGCGAGACCATGATCGCGGAGATTTCGCCCTTCGTCTGGCGCAAGCATCTCGATTTCGCAGCCCTTGCCGACGTTCACGACATGAAGCGGCAGATGCAGACCTTTCGCGGACAAAGCGGGATCGCGGTTGAAGGCCACAACGTCAAGATCGGGCGCGGCGGCATCCGCGAGATCGAGTTCTTCGCACAGACCCAGCAGTTGATCGCCGGCGGACGGCATCCCGAATTGCGGGTGCGGCCGACGCTGGACGCGTTGAATATTCTCGCCTCGAGCAACTGGATCACGCATCAGGCGCGCGACGAACTGACCGCGGCATATTTGTTTCTGCGAAAGGTCGAGCACCGCATCCAGATGGTCGCCGACGAGCAGAGCCATGTTCTGCCCGCCGAGACCGAGGCGATGGAGCGGTTCGCGCGCTTCCTCGGGTTCGACGATCGGGCGAGTTTTGCCGCCGAGTTGCTGGCGCACCTGGATTGCGTGCAGGGGCACTATAGCCGGCTGTTCGAGGGCGACCCGGCCGGCACCGCCAATCTGCCGGCGGTGGATTATAGTGCCGGCCCCGATGACGTGCCGGTTCTCGATCATCTGGTGAAGCTCGGATTCGAGCAGCCACGAATGGTCGCCGCCACCATCCGGCATTGGATAGCCGGCGGATATCGAGCCCTCAAGGTCGAGGCGACACGCACCGCGTTCGAGGCGTTCGTGCCGGCGCTGATCGACGGTCTGGCGCGTGCCGAGGAGCCGGATAGCGCGGTGATGGCGTTCGATCGCTTCCTGCAGGCGTTGCAGCGCGGCGGACGGTTGATCTCGCTGCTCGGCCAGAACAGGGATCTGGTCGCGCTGGTCGCGCTCGTGCTCGGCGCGGCGCCCCGGCTCGCCGACATGCTGGCGCGCCGTCCGCAGATCATGGACGGGCTGATCGATCCGCGCTTCTTCGGCGCCATGCCGGATCGGCAGGAATTGTCGGCGCGGCTGGCGGCAACGCTCGAGGAGGCGAATTCCTACGAGGAATTTCTCGATCGGCTTCGGCTGTTCGGTCAGGAAAGCCTGTTCCTGATCGGCACGCGCATCCTGTCCGGCACCGTGTCGGCGCGGCAGGCGGGGCACGTATTCGCCGACGTGGCCGAGGGCATCGTCGATACCGTGCATGGCTTGGTGAAGGATCAGTTCGCCGACCAGTACGGCCGCATCGCTGGGCAGGAGACCGCGATCCTTGCGATGGGCAAGCTCGGCAGCCGGGAGATGACCGCATCGTCCGATCTCGATCTGATCCTGCTGTATGATTTCGATTCCGAGCATCCGGACTCCGACGGAGCGCGGCCGTTGCAGGGCGCGCAATACTTTGCGCGCTTCACCCAGCGCCTCATCAGCGCATTCACTACGCGAACCAACTACGGCGTTCTCTACGAGGTCGATATGCGGCTGCGGCCTTCCGGCCGCGCCGGCCCCGTCGCGTCGCATATCGACTCTTTCGCCGACTATCAGGATCATGAGGCATGGACCTGGGAGCACATGGCGCTCACGCGCGCGCGGGTGATCTCGTCGTCACCGGAGTTTCGCACCCGGATCGAACGCGTCATCCGGAACGTTCTGACGCGGCGGCGCGATGCCGGCCTCATCGCCAGCGATGTCGCGGAAATGCGCCGCGCGATCGCGTTGGAAAAAGGCGAGCAGGACATCTGGGACCTGAAACACGCCGCCGGCGGCATGGTCGATATCGATTTCATCGCGCAGTATCTTCAACTCGTCCACGCGGCGGACAAGCCGGACATTCTCAGCGTCAATACCCAGCAGGCGCTCGATAACGCGCAGCGGCTGGGCGTCCTGTCGCTGCCGGATGGGGAAGTTCTGCGGTCCGCGGCACGGCTTTATCACGACCTGACCCAGATCCTGCGGCTCTGCGTCAGCGACAAATTCAAGTCGGAAACGGCGGGCGACGATCTGCTGCCGGTGATGGCGCGGGCGGGGGATGCCCCGGACTTTTCGGCGCTCGAGGCGCGCGTCCGCGATACCCAGGAAGATGTGCGCGGCGTATTTCTCAGGCTGATGGAAGGCCGGTCCTAA
- a CDS encoding cation-efflux pump has protein sequence MPRLASSSKTRVAAVSMIASASMAAIKFVVGVAIGSLALISEALHSSVDLVATIVTWFVVRFSDRPADDEHHYGHGKIESLSALGVIAMLYVLAGGIVVQAYAHLREGAPVPTLSAIPFVVLVVDIAVNFWRARALHRTALDTRSQALEADALHFASDVLGSIAVIIGLTLSGLGYAWGDAGAAIGVAILISVLGLRLGRATIETLLDRAPEGAAERAKAAIRALPGIVDIERLRVRMVGPRHFVDVIAEVPRTYPIDRIDAIKQQAQNAVSAALGDADLTFTAIPVARDNESIRERIMVIARNSGLAIHHVTVHDLGEKLTVSIDLEVDGEMALVDAHAIAHRLEHDIRNEFGADVEVDTHIEPLEPELPLGTDAVPARIDAIRTTLSGFTAGGAIHDIHNVRVRDTDAGEIVNFHCRAAPSMSVARVHEQVDEIERALRRAFPSVKRVISHAEPARGS, from the coding sequence ATGCCACGCCTCGCCTCCAGTTCGAAAACAAGAGTCGCCGCCGTCTCGATGATCGCCAGCGCCAGCATGGCGGCGATCAAATTCGTGGTCGGCGTGGCGATCGGGAGTCTCGCGCTGATTTCCGAGGCGCTGCACAGTTCGGTCGATCTGGTCGCCACGATCGTCACCTGGTTCGTGGTGCGGTTTTCTGACCGTCCCGCCGACGACGAACATCACTACGGTCACGGCAAGATCGAAAGCCTATCGGCCCTTGGCGTCATTGCGATGCTGTACGTCCTCGCGGGCGGCATCGTGGTCCAGGCCTACGCCCACTTGCGCGAAGGCGCTCCGGTCCCGACCCTCTCCGCCATTCCGTTTGTCGTGCTGGTTGTCGACATCGCCGTCAATTTCTGGCGTGCCCGCGCGCTGCACCGGACCGCGCTCGACACCCGCAGTCAGGCGCTGGAGGCCGACGCGCTGCACTTTGCTTCCGATGTCCTTGGATCGATCGCCGTCATAATCGGGCTGACCCTGTCGGGACTGGGCTACGCGTGGGGCGATGCCGGCGCCGCAATCGGCGTCGCGATCCTGATCTCCGTGCTGGGTTTGCGGCTCGGGCGCGCCACGATCGAAACGCTGCTGGATCGCGCGCCGGAAGGCGCCGCGGAAAGGGCCAAAGCCGCGATCAGGGCGCTGCCGGGTATCGTCGATATCGAGCGGTTGCGGGTACGGATGGTCGGTCCCCGGCATTTCGTCGACGTGATCGCCGAAGTCCCGCGAACCTATCCGATCGACCGCATCGACGCCATCAAGCAGCAGGCGCAGAACGCCGTGTCCGCCGCTCTCGGCGATGCCGATTTGACATTCACTGCGATACCGGTCGCGCGCGACAACGAAAGCATCCGCGAGCGCATCATGGTGATCGCTCGCAATTCGGGCCTCGCCATTCATCACGTCACCGTGCACGATCTCGGAGAAAAGCTGACTGTCAGCATCGACCTCGAGGTCGACGGCGAAATGGCGCTGGTGGATGCCCATGCGATCGCGCATCGGCTGGAGCACGACATTCGCAACGAATTCGGCGCGGACGTCGAGGTGGACACGCACATCGAGCCGCTGGAGCCGGAGCTTCCGCTGGGGACGGATGCCGTCCCCGCACGGATCGACGCCATCCGGACGACCCTGTCGGGTTTCACCGCCGGCGGGGCGATCCATGACATTCACAACGTGCGCGTCAGAGACACCGACGCGGGCGAGATCGTCAACTTCCATTGCCGCGCCGCGCCGTCGATGAGCGTCGCCAGGGTGCATGAACAGGTCGACGAGATCGAACGCGCGCTACGCCGCGCCTTCCCGAGCGTCAAGCGCGTCATCAGCCACGCGGAGCCGGCGCGCGGAAGTTGA
- a CDS encoding HU family DNA-binding protein — translation MATQMTKSQLVEKISAQAGLSKKDVKGVLEALATTGYKELKKTGAFLLPGFAKFVVIKKPATKARKGTNPFTGEPMTFKAKPARKIVRARPVKAAKDAV, via the coding sequence ATGGCAACCCAGATGACGAAATCGCAGCTCGTTGAGAAGATCTCGGCTCAGGCCGGATTGTCGAAAAAGGATGTAAAAGGCGTTCTCGAGGCGCTTGCGACGACAGGTTACAAGGAGCTCAAGAAGACCGGTGCCTTTCTGCTTCCGGGTTTTGCGAAGTTCGTGGTTATCAAGAAGCCGGCGACCAAAGCGCGCAAGGGTACCAACCCCTTCACCGGCGAGCCGATGACGTTCAAGGCGAAGCCCGCCCGAAAGATCGTCAGGGCGCGGCCGGTCAAGGCCGCGAAAGACGCGGTATGA
- a CDS encoding VanZ family protein: MTILLRMGAIILIAAVVFATLGPPRYRPHSPLGQNGEHALAFVLVGLAVGLAFPQRRLLVAAVSVVLIGLLEIMQLWAPGRHARLEDFLVDAATACIGLAVAAAIGWVAARWRGSRSR, translated from the coding sequence ATGACAATTCTCCTCCGCATGGGCGCGATCATCCTGATCGCGGCGGTCGTGTTCGCGACGCTCGGGCCGCCGCGCTATCGCCCGCACTCCCCGCTCGGACAAAATGGCGAACACGCCCTCGCCTTCGTTCTGGTTGGTCTCGCCGTCGGTCTCGCGTTTCCGCAGCGACGCCTGCTTGTCGCGGCGGTATCCGTCGTCCTGATCGGCCTGCTCGAGATCATGCAACTGTGGGCGCCCGGCCGCCATGCGCGGCTGGAGGACTTTCTGGTCGATGCCGCGACGGCGTGTATCGGCCTCGCCGTCGCTGCCGCGATCGGCTGGGTTGCCGCGCGATGGCGCGGATCAAGATCCCGATGA